Proteins from a single region of Pseudomonas quebecensis:
- the ampE gene encoding regulatory signaling modulator protein AmpE: protein MSFLVLVLAVWIEKFSALRHRLQRDGGWLRELARLESSPRLAQRPWLILTLLVLLPVAVLALLLMVLEPVAYGLLALPVHLLVVIYSLGRGDLLADLGPFRDAWRRGDLQAAEHVAERDLALGADSGEQLLERVQGHLLWQAYQSFFAVIFWYFLLGPVAALAYRLLALASEHSLNPLVAERAGQLRHAFDWLPVRLLAASFALVGNFVAVSRVMLHELLSWDISAAQLVEKVGLAAAEIPAPAVGAEGINSLDRLWELLLRAAVLWYAGFAIWTVLP, encoded by the coding sequence ATGAGTTTCCTGGTACTGGTGCTGGCTGTATGGATCGAGAAGTTCTCGGCCCTGCGTCATCGGTTGCAGCGCGATGGCGGCTGGCTGCGCGAACTGGCCAGGCTGGAATCGAGCCCGCGCCTGGCACAGCGGCCCTGGCTGATCCTGACGTTACTGGTGCTGCTGCCGGTGGCCGTGCTGGCGCTGTTGCTGATGGTGCTGGAACCGGTGGCCTATGGTTTGCTGGCACTGCCGGTGCACCTGCTGGTGGTGATCTACAGCCTGGGCCGTGGCGATCTGCTGGCTGATCTGGGGCCGTTCCGCGACGCCTGGCGGCGCGGCGACCTGCAGGCCGCCGAACATGTGGCCGAGCGCGACTTGGCGCTGGGTGCCGACAGCGGCGAGCAACTGCTCGAGCGCGTGCAGGGCCATCTGTTGTGGCAGGCTTACCAGAGTTTTTTTGCGGTGATCTTCTGGTATTTCCTGCTCGGCCCGGTGGCCGCCCTGGCCTATCGTCTGCTGGCACTGGCCAGCGAGCACAGCCTCAACCCTTTGGTTGCCGAACGCGCCGGGCAACTGCGCCACGCGTTCGACTGGCTGCCGGTGCGCTTGCTGGCGGCCAGCTTTGCCTTGGTAGGCAACTTCGTCGCGGTCAGCCGAGTGATGCTCCACGAGTTGCTGAGCTGGGACATCAGCGCAGCCCAACTGGTAGAGAAAGTCGGCCTGGCCGCCGCCGAAATCCCGGCCCCCGCAGTAGGCGCCGAGGGCATCAACAGCCTCGACCGGTTATGGGAACTGCTGCTGCGTGCCGCCGTGCTGTGGTATGCCGGTTTCGCCATCTGGACCGTCTTGCCATAA
- the ampD gene encoding 1,6-anhydro-N-acetylmuramyl-L-alanine amidase AmpD — protein MQLDPASGWCQGIAHCPSPNFNERPAGEISLLVVHNISLPPAQFGTGNVQAFFQNRLDVTEHPYFEGIADLRVSAHFLIERDGAVTQFVSCRDRAWHAGISRFEGRETCNDFSLGIELEGTDDLPYTDAQYASLTELTRQLLTAYPDITAQRICGHSDIAPGRKTDPGPAFDWARFRSALQDGGHT, from the coding sequence ATGCAGTTGGACCCCGCCAGCGGTTGGTGCCAGGGCATTGCTCATTGCCCCTCGCCCAACTTCAACGAGCGCCCCGCAGGCGAGATTTCACTGCTGGTGGTGCATAACATCAGCCTGCCACCGGCTCAGTTCGGCACCGGCAACGTGCAGGCTTTTTTCCAGAATCGCCTGGATGTCACGGAACATCCCTACTTTGAAGGGATTGCCGACCTACGGGTCTCTGCGCATTTTCTGATTGAGCGCGACGGCGCGGTGACGCAGTTTGTGTCCTGCCGCGACCGGGCCTGGCATGCCGGTATTTCGCGGTTCGAAGGACGGGAAACCTGCAACGATTTTTCCCTGGGCATCGAACTGGAAGGCACGGATGACCTGCCGTACACGGATGCCCAGTATGCGTCGCTGACCGAGCTGACCCGGCAATTGCTGACGGCTTATCCGGACATCACCGCGCAACGCATTTGTGGTCACAGCGATATTGCCCCGGGACGCAAGACCGATCCCGGCCCCGCTTTTGATTGGGCGCGCTTTCGCAGCGCCCTGCAGGATGGAGGACACACCTGA
- the cra gene encoding catabolite repressor/activator produces MKLSDIARLAGVSVTTASYVINGKAAQQRISHATVERVRAVVDAHGFTPNPQAAGLRSRHTRTLGFILPDLENPSYARIAKLLEQGARARGYQLLIASSDDDPDSERQLLQLFRARRCDALFVASCLPTSDDSYRELQAKGLPVIAIDRVMESTQFCSVVSDDRQACHQLTSSLLQPLPKQIVLIGARPELSISQERAAGFQQALQGFTGEMLIEHGEAFSRDCGRQLMEQLLQRLGHLPDALVTTSYVLLQGVFDALHDYPLKSRPLRLGTFGDTQLLDFLPLPVNAMAQQHQLIADTALRLALAAIEEEQYQPGVHAIGRTFKQRIHEA; encoded by the coding sequence TTGAAACTCAGTGATATCGCACGTCTGGCCGGTGTGTCCGTGACCACCGCCAGTTATGTCATCAACGGCAAAGCCGCCCAGCAACGCATCAGCCACGCGACCGTCGAGCGGGTGCGAGCGGTCGTCGACGCCCACGGCTTTACGCCGAACCCCCAGGCCGCCGGGCTACGCAGCCGGCACACGCGCACGCTGGGCTTTATTCTGCCTGACCTGGAAAACCCCAGTTACGCACGCATCGCCAAATTGCTGGAGCAAGGCGCGCGTGCGCGGGGCTATCAGCTGCTGATCGCCAGCTCCGACGACGACCCCGACAGCGAGCGCCAATTACTGCAGTTGTTCCGCGCCCGACGTTGCGATGCGTTATTCGTGGCCAGTTGCCTGCCCACCAGCGATGACAGTTACCGTGAATTGCAAGCCAAGGGCCTGCCGGTGATCGCGATTGACCGGGTGATGGAGTCGACGCAGTTCTGCTCGGTGGTCAGCGACGACCGTCAGGCCTGCCATCAGTTAACCAGCAGCCTGCTGCAACCGCTGCCCAAGCAAATCGTACTGATCGGCGCACGCCCCGAGCTGAGCATCAGCCAGGAGCGCGCCGCCGGTTTTCAGCAAGCCCTGCAGGGTTTTACCGGTGAGATGCTCATCGAGCACGGTGAAGCGTTCAGTCGCGACTGTGGTCGACAATTGATGGAGCAATTGCTACAGCGGCTGGGCCACTTGCCTGACGCGCTGGTGACCACGTCCTATGTCCTGCTGCAAGGCGTGTTCGATGCACTGCACGACTATCCGCTCAAATCGCGCCCCCTGCGCCTGGGCACGTTCGGCGACACTCAACTGCTGGACTTCCTGCCGCTGCCGGTCAACGCCATGGCCCAGCAGCATCAGTTGATCGCCGACACCGCGCTGCGCCTGGCCTTGGCCGCCATCGAAGAAGAGCAGTACCAACCGGGCGTGCACGCCATCGGCCGCACCTTCAAGCAGCGTATTCACGAGGCGTGA
- a CDS encoding DUF6388 family protein, translated as MTTTEMTQAARHEAALELYLKESPQLKEEIKDLSADDQRDQIQWAFEDEAESQGLQPWELTLKYTSTPEEFEAQRLVLHKEAAEVLGVEWDEYCEMNNLVV; from the coding sequence ATGACCACGACCGAAATGACCCAGGCAGCGCGGCACGAAGCAGCTCTTGAACTTTACCTCAAGGAGTCGCCGCAGCTTAAAGAAGAGATCAAGGACCTGAGCGCCGATGACCAGCGCGACCAGATCCAGTGGGCATTCGAGGACGAGGCCGAAAGCCAGGGCCTGCAGCCTTGGGAATTGACCCTCAAGTACACCTCGACACCGGAAGAATTCGAAGCTCAGCGGCTGGTCCTGCACAAGGAAGCGGCCGAGGTGCTGGGCGTCGAATGGGACGAGTATTGCGAGATGAATAACCTGGTGGTTTAG
- a CDS encoding TatD family hydrolase, whose amino-acid sequence MTLIDTHTHLDFPEFDSDRREVLAHSRELGVQRMVVLGVYRQNWQRLWDLVQTDDGLFAAFGLHPVYLDDHRPADLSELGDWLTRLRGHRQLCAVGEIGLDYFLEDLDRERQQHLFEAQLRLAVDFQLPALLHVRRSHAAAIATLKRLRVPRGGIIHAFAGSREEAREYIKLGFKLGLGGAATWPQALRMHKVLAHLPLDAVVLETDSPDMPPAMYPGQRNSPEHLPDICRALAERMGLSPLALAEASTRNARELFNW is encoded by the coding sequence GTGACGCTGATCGACACCCACACCCACCTGGACTTCCCGGAGTTCGACAGCGACCGCCGGGAAGTCCTCGCCCATAGCCGCGAGCTGGGCGTACAGCGCATGGTGGTGCTGGGGGTGTATCGGCAGAATTGGCAGCGCCTGTGGGACTTGGTGCAAACCGATGACGGCCTGTTCGCTGCGTTCGGCCTTCACCCGGTGTATCTGGACGATCACCGCCCCGCCGACCTGTCCGAACTGGGCGACTGGCTGACTCGCCTGCGCGGCCATCGGCAGCTGTGTGCGGTGGGCGAGATCGGCCTGGATTATTTCCTCGAAGACCTGGACCGCGAGCGTCAGCAACACCTGTTCGAGGCGCAACTGCGGCTGGCCGTGGATTTTCAGCTGCCCGCCCTGCTGCACGTGCGTCGCAGCCATGCGGCGGCGATTGCCACCCTCAAGCGCCTACGCGTGCCACGTGGCGGCATCATCCATGCGTTTGCCGGCAGCCGTGAGGAAGCCCGCGAATACATCAAGCTCGGTTTCAAACTGGGCCTGGGCGGTGCCGCGACCTGGCCCCAGGCGCTGCGTATGCACAAGGTGCTGGCGCACCTGCCGCTGGACGCGGTGGTGCTGGAAACCGACTCGCCCGACATGCCGCCCGCCATGTATCCCGGCCAGCGCAACAGCCCCGAGCACCTGCCGGACATCTGCCGCGCCCTGGCCGAACGCATGGGCCTCAGCCCGCTAGCGCTGGCTGAGGCGAGCACCCGCAATGCGCGCGAGCTGTTCAATTGGTAG
- a CDS encoding methyl-accepting chemotaxis protein, with protein sequence MNQMSSTAQEVARNAAAAVGSAQRVNEETVNGRGLVHSQQSSIACLATEIDQSVRAIHQLASDSQAISRVLDVIKSIAEQTNLLALNAAIEAARAGEQGRGFAVVADEVRTLARRTQQSTEEIEQMISRLHQGVEAAVTAMGSSHEMANGTVGQSEKVQQALDNILGAVGLIVDQNQQIAAAVEQQTAVAHDIDQNIVEINRAGEHAADGAQQTAAASRQLSLQVVELKQLIGAFRV encoded by the coding sequence ATGAACCAGATGTCTTCAACGGCCCAGGAAGTGGCGCGCAACGCCGCCGCCGCGGTGGGCAGCGCCCAGCGTGTCAACGAGGAAACCGTCAACGGCCGGGGCCTGGTGCACTCCCAGCAGAGCAGCATTGCGTGCCTCGCGACGGAGATCGACCAATCGGTGCGGGCCATCCATCAATTGGCCAGCGACAGCCAGGCCATCAGTCGCGTATTGGATGTGATCAAAAGCATCGCCGAGCAAACCAACCTGCTGGCGCTCAACGCGGCGATCGAGGCGGCGCGCGCTGGTGAGCAGGGCCGTGGTTTCGCGGTGGTGGCCGACGAAGTGCGCACCCTGGCGCGCCGCACACAGCAGTCCACCGAAGAGATCGAGCAGATGATCAGCCGCCTGCACCAAGGCGTGGAGGCGGCCGTCACGGCCATGGGCAGCAGCCATGAAATGGCCAATGGCACGGTCGGGCAATCGGAAAAGGTCCAGCAAGCCCTGGACAATATTCTCGGCGCCGTCGGCCTGATCGTGGACCAGAACCAGCAGATCGCCGCTGCCGTGGAGCAGCAGACCGCCGTGGCCCACGATATCGACCAGAACATCGTCGAAATCAATCGTGCCGGCGAGCATGCCGCCGACGGCGCACAACAGACGGCGGCGGCCAGTCGACAGTTATCGCTGCAGGTAGTCGAGTTGAAGCAATTGATCGGCGCGTTTCGCGTGTAG
- the nadC gene encoding carboxylating nicotinate-nucleotide diphosphorylase: protein MPNLRLADLTAEIEANVRRALLEDIGSGDITAQLIPAERLAKATIITRDAAVIAGTAWVDAVFRQLDPRVAVHWQVADGERVSPNQALFHLEGPARSLLSGERSALNFLQMLSGVATRARFLADFVASTPVKLLDTRKTLPGLRLAQKYAVTCGGCHNHRIGLYDAFLIKENHIAACGGIAQAITAAHRIAPGKPVEIEVESLQELREALAAGADIIMLDELSLEDMREAVRLSGGKAKLEASGGINESTLLPIAETGVDYISIGAMTKDVKAVDLSMRLSI, encoded by the coding sequence ATGCCGAATCTGCGTCTTGCCGACCTCACCGCCGAAATTGAAGCCAACGTGCGCCGTGCGCTGCTGGAGGACATCGGCAGTGGAGACATCACCGCGCAGCTGATCCCTGCCGAACGGCTGGCCAAGGCCACCATCATTACTCGCGACGCAGCGGTGATCGCCGGCACGGCGTGGGTGGACGCGGTGTTCCGCCAGTTGGACCCTCGGGTCGCCGTGCATTGGCAGGTGGCCGATGGCGAGCGCGTCAGCCCCAATCAGGCATTGTTCCACCTAGAGGGCCCGGCGCGCTCGCTGCTCAGCGGCGAACGCAGTGCGCTGAACTTCCTGCAAATGCTGTCCGGAGTCGCCACACGCGCCCGGTTCCTGGCGGACTTCGTCGCCAGCACTCCAGTCAAATTGCTGGATACCCGCAAAACCCTGCCGGGCTTGCGCCTGGCGCAGAAATACGCCGTGACCTGCGGGGGCTGCCACAACCATCGCATCGGTTTGTACGATGCGTTCCTGATCAAGGAAAACCACATCGCGGCCTGCGGGGGCATTGCGCAGGCCATCACTGCCGCGCACAGGATCGCCCCCGGCAAGCCAGTGGAAATCGAGGTGGAAAGTCTGCAAGAGTTACGCGAAGCATTGGCGGCGGGCGCCGACATCATCATGCTTGATGAGTTGAGCCTGGAGGACATGCGCGAAGCCGTGCGCCTGAGCGGCGGTAAGGCGAAACTGGAAGCCAGCGGCGGTATCAATGAAAGCACCCTGCTGCCCATCGCCGAGACCGGTGTGGACTACATCTCCATCGGTGCGATGACCAAGGATGTGAAGGCGGTGGATCTGTCGATGCGGCTCAGTATTTGA
- a CDS encoding DUF1631 domain-containing protein produces the protein MHNDGKVVPINKAHATPSPLARLPVVLLQVRDKAAQQLQQGLQDLFDNADDTLFEMADKARSNVDHHIFFEAMRDLRLKRKNFERVFMERLFAAFASLGEAGRGELQLVPLVSYEAAPTTPRDALEKAVALEAMLERVRHRDGLALAQLTARLSAVLGSHLAECENPLGPALLCECFLQAGRSLGVEIRVKLIMLKLFEKYVLSDADQLYGEANQLLVATGVLPELKAAPSRRAGERAAREQRREEALPPTELPVDEGGQQAFAALQTLLKAVRGSVAPTLEASHQPQPIATRDLLRLLSHLQQYVPTPQVEDEFDLRNQLEQLLTRVSVKSGKSRVVEEADEDVINLIALVFEFILSDCTVPDTFKSLIARLQIPMLKVAVLDKGFFSHASHPARRLLNDIAAATMGASVGEDEPRDPLYLRVEQLVQRLLNEFVDDAAIFSQLLTEFRAFTADEQRRSALLEQHTREAEQGRVRTDEARQRVADALNRRLLGKVLPQVVVQFLQQAWSQVLLLASLKHGEQSVHWQAALRTMDDLIWSVGLHDDTEAGRRLLEQLPGLLKALRDGLNSAAFDPFSAREFFVQLQALHVQPAERIDGLIEVREPFVLGTLPGEPAIDLPSDDPDLLKVHSLRVGAWILRQQDANVALRCKLAAILAPANTYVFVNRAGLKVLEQSPGQLALAFKQGSLQVLDDSPLFERALAAVVDRLRQLNHAK, from the coding sequence ATGCACAATGACGGAAAGGTGGTGCCGATCAACAAGGCGCACGCCACGCCATCGCCGCTCGCCCGCCTGCCGGTTGTGTTGCTGCAGGTTCGCGACAAGGCGGCGCAGCAGCTGCAGCAGGGCTTGCAGGACCTGTTCGATAACGCCGACGACACCTTGTTTGAAATGGCCGACAAGGCCCGCAGCAACGTCGACCACCATATTTTCTTTGAGGCCATGCGCGACCTGCGCCTCAAGCGCAAGAATTTCGAGCGCGTGTTCATGGAGCGCCTGTTCGCGGCCTTCGCCAGCCTGGGCGAAGCCGGGCGCGGTGAGCTGCAACTGGTGCCGCTGGTGTCTTACGAAGCTGCGCCCACGACGCCCCGCGATGCACTGGAAAAAGCCGTGGCACTGGAGGCCATGCTCGAGCGTGTGCGGCATCGCGACGGGCTGGCGCTGGCGCAGCTCACCGCACGGCTGAGCGCCGTGTTGGGCAGTCACCTGGCCGAATGTGAAAACCCCCTGGGGCCGGCGCTGCTCTGCGAATGCTTCCTGCAGGCGGGGCGCAGCCTTGGGGTGGAAATCCGCGTCAAGCTGATCATGCTCAAACTCTTCGAAAAATACGTCCTCAGCGATGCCGATCAACTGTATGGCGAAGCCAATCAGTTGCTGGTCGCCACCGGCGTGCTGCCTGAACTCAAGGCTGCGCCGTCGCGGCGCGCGGGTGAGCGTGCCGCTCGTGAGCAGCGGCGCGAAGAGGCGTTGCCGCCCACCGAGTTGCCCGTCGACGAGGGCGGCCAGCAAGCCTTCGCTGCGCTGCAAACCTTACTCAAAGCCGTGCGCGGCAGTGTGGCGCCGACCCTGGAAGCCAGTCACCAACCGCAGCCCATCGCCACCCGCGACCTGTTGCGACTGTTGTCCCATTTGCAGCAGTACGTGCCGACGCCGCAGGTCGAGGACGAGTTCGATCTGCGCAACCAGCTTGAGCAATTACTCACCCGCGTCAGCGTCAAGAGTGGCAAGTCGCGGGTGGTGGAAGAAGCCGACGAAGACGTGATCAACCTGATTGCGCTGGTGTTCGAATTCATCCTCAGCGACTGCACCGTCCCCGATACCTTCAAGTCATTGATCGCTCGCCTGCAGATTCCGATGCTGAAAGTGGCGGTGCTGGACAAGGGCTTTTTCAGCCACGCCAGCCATCCGGCGCGACGCCTGCTCAATGACATCGCCGCCGCGACCATGGGCGCCAGCGTGGGAGAAGACGAGCCGCGCGACCCCCTGTACCTGCGCGTCGAGCAACTGGTGCAGCGCTTGCTCAACGAGTTTGTCGACGACGCGGCGATTTTTTCCCAATTGCTCACCGAGTTCAGGGCCTTTACCGCCGACGAACAACGGCGCAGCGCGCTGCTCGAACAGCACACCCGCGAAGCCGAACAAGGCCGCGTACGCACCGACGAGGCGCGTCAGCGGGTGGCCGATGCGCTCAATCGGCGACTGCTGGGCAAAGTACTGCCGCAGGTGGTGGTGCAGTTCCTGCAACAGGCCTGGAGCCAGGTGCTGTTGCTGGCCAGCCTCAAGCATGGCGAGCAGTCGGTGCACTGGCAGGCGGCCTTGCGCACCATGGACGACCTGATCTGGAGCGTCGGCCTGCACGACGACACCGAGGCCGGCCGGCGTTTGCTGGAGCAGTTGCCTGGCCTGCTCAAGGCGCTGCGCGATGGTTTGAACAGCGCCGCGTTCGATCCTTTCAGTGCCCGAGAATTCTTCGTGCAGCTGCAGGCGTTGCATGTGCAACCGGCCGAGCGCATCGACGGGTTGATCGAAGTGCGCGAGCCTTTCGTGCTTGGCACGTTGCCAGGCGAGCCGGCGATCGACCTGCCATCCGACGATCCCGATCTGCTCAAAGTCCATTCACTTCGGGTCGGCGCCTGGATCCTGCGTCAACAGGACGCCAACGTTGCCTTGCGCTGCAAGCTCGCCGCCATCCTGGCACCGGCCAATACCTATGTGTTCGTCAACCGCGCGGGCCTCAAGGTGCTGGAGCAAAGCCCCGGCCAACTGGCGCTGGCATTCAAGCAGGGCAGTTTGCAGGTGCTGGACGACAGCCCACTGTTCGAACGCGCGCTGGCCGCGGTGGTTGACAGGCTGCGGCAACTCAATCACGCCAAGTGA